The following coding sequences are from one Gadus macrocephalus chromosome 3, ASM3116895v1 window:
- the mab21l2 gene encoding protein mab-21-like 2 produces the protein MIATQAKLVYQLNKYYNERCQTRKAAIAKTIREVCKVVSDVLKEVEVQEPRFISSLSEIEARYEGMEVIAPNEFEVVLYLNQMGVFNFVDDGSLPGCAVLKLSDGRKRSMSLWVEFITASGYLSARKIRSRFQTLVAQAVDKCSYRDVVKMVADTSEVKLRIRERYVVQITPAFKCTGIWPRSAAQWPMPHIPWPGPNRVAEVKAEGFNLLSKECYSLTGKQSSAESDAWVLQFSEAENRLLMAGCRKKCLSVLKTLRDRHLELPGQPLNNYHMKTLLLYECEKHPRETDWDESCLGDRLNGILLQLISCLQCRRCPHYFLPNLDLFQGKPHSALEAAAKQTWRLAREILTNAKSLDKL, from the coding sequence ATGATCGCGACGCAGGCGAAGCTGGTTTACCAGCTTAACAAGTATTACAACGAAAGATGTCAAACGCGCAAAGCGGCCATTGCGAAGACCATACGAGAGGTCTGCAAAGTGGTTTCAGATGTCCTGAAGGAGGTGGAAGTGCAGGAGCCGCGCTTCATCAGCTCCCTGAGCGAGATCGAGGCGCGCTACGAGGGGATGGAGGTCATCGCGCCAAACGAGTTCGAGGTGGTGCTCTACCTCAACCAAATGGGGGTGTTTAACTTCGTTGACGACGGCTCCCTGCCCGGCTGTGCGGTGCTGAAGCTGAGCGACGGCCGCAAGAGGAGCATGTCCCTATGGGTAGAGTTCATCACCGCCTCAGGCTACCTCTCCGCGCGGAAGATCCGCTCGCGTTTTCAGACTCTAGTGGCGCAAGCGGTGGACAAATGCAGCTACCGCGACGTGGTGAAGATGGTGGCGGACACCAGTGAGGTGAAACTGCGCATCAGAGAAAGGTACGTGGTTCAGATCACTCCCGCGTTCAAGTGCACCGGGATCTGGCCCCGGAGCGCGGCGCAGTGGCCCATGCCGCACATCCCCTGGCCGGGGCCCAACAGAGTGGCCGAGGTGAAAGCCGAGGGGTTCAATCTACTTTCCAAAGAGTGCTACTCGCTGACGGGAAAACAGAGCTCGGCCGAGAGCGACGCCTGGGTGCTGCAGTTCAGCGAGGCGGAGAACAGGCTGCTGATGGCGGGCTGCAGGAAGAAGTGTCTCTCGGTCCTCAAGACCCTGCGCGACCGTCACCTGGAGCTGCCGGGTCAGCCGCTCAACAACTACCACATGAAGACCCTGCTGCTGTACGAGTGCGAGAAGCACCCGAGGGAGACCGACTGGGACGAGTCCTGTCTCGGGGACCGACTTAACGGGATCCTGCTGCAGCTGATCTCCTGTTTACAGTGCCGTAGATGCCCCCATTATTTCCTGCCGAATTTGGACTTGTTTCAGGGGAAGCCCCACTCCGCCCTGGAGGCGGCGGCCAAGCAGACGTGGAGACTGGCTAGGGAGATTCTCACCAACGCGAAAAGTTTGGACAAATTATAA